The Dioscorea cayenensis subsp. rotundata cultivar TDr96_F1 chromosome 7, TDr96_F1_v2_PseudoChromosome.rev07_lg8_w22 25.fasta, whole genome shotgun sequence genome includes a region encoding these proteins:
- the LOC120264435 gene encoding probable indole-3-pyruvate monooxygenase YUCCA10 — protein sequence MEETMVVIIGAGPSGLATAACLTTHSIPYILLERDPCLASLWRNRAYDRVTLHLAKQYCQLPHAPYPASTPTFIPKQHFIEYLEGYAAKFRIQPRYGIEVESAWFEEGEGKWRVVARRGKEGEVVELKARFMVVASGENDEAVVPEIEGLDGFVGDLVHSNRYRSGSVYKGKSVLVVGAGNSGMEIAFDLCSFGAFPSIVVRSPVHVVSKEIWLFGMLLMRYLSLSLVDIVVLILCYLKFGDTSRYGICRPNKGPFYLKANTPTYPVLDTGTFTKIKAGEIQVLPSIANIKGNSVTFVNGKIHHFDAIIFATGYRSSIKKWLKGDDLIGDDGMAKEKFPNHWKGRNGLYCAGLVRRGIYGSGEDALNIAHDINTILIKESATF from the exons ATGGAGGAGACGATGGTGGTGATCATCGGAGCAGGTCCTTCCGGCTTAGCAACGGCGGCGTGCCTCACAACCCACTCCATCCCCTACATACTCTTGGAGCGCGACCCCTGCCTCGCCTCGCTGTGGCGCAATCGCGCTTACGATCGCGTCACGCTCCACCTCGCCAAGCAATACTGCCAGCTCCCCCACGCCCCTTACCCGGCATCAACCCCAACCTTCATCCCTAAACAGCATTTCATCGAATACCTTGAGGGCTATGCCGCCAAGTTCCGGATCCAGCCTAGATATGGGATTGAGGTGGAATCGGCGTGGTTTGAGGAAGGGGAAGGGAAGTGGAGAGTGGTGGCGAGGAGGGGAAAGGAAGGGGAGGTGGTGGAGTTGAAGGCGAGGTTCATGGTGGTGGCGAGTGGGGAGAACGATGAGGCGGTGGTGCCGGAGATTGAGGGTTTGGATGGGTTTGTTGGGGATTTGGTTCACTCGAACCGGTACCGGTCGGGTTCGGTTTATAAAGGGAAATCGGTTCTGGTTGTCGGTGCTGGTAATTCTGGGATGGAGATTGCTTTTGATCTTTGCTCTTTTGGGGCTTTTCCTTCCATTGTTGTCAGAAGCCCG GTGCATGTGGTATCAAAGGAGATTTGGTTGTTTGGGATGTTATTAATGagatatttatcattatctcTAGTGGACATTGTGGTCCTTATTCTGTGTTATTTGAAGTTTGGAGACACATCTAGATATGGAATTTGTAGGCCAAATAAAGGACCTTTCTATTTGAAGGCAAATACTCCAACTTATCCTGTTTTGGACACTGGTACATTTACCAAGATCAAAGCAGGAGAAATTCAG GTCTTACCATCTATAGCAAATATAAAAGGAAACTCGGTAACATTTGTGAATGGAAAAATACATCATTTTGATGCCATAATTTTTGCAACCGGCTAccgaagttcaataaaaaaatggctTAAG GGTGATGATCTTATTGGTGATGATGGAATGGCAAAAGAAAAGTTCCCAAATCATTGGAAAGGAAGAAATGGACTTTATTGTGCAGGGCTTGTGAGAAGAGGGATTTATGGAAGTGGAGAAGATGCACTCAATATAGCTCATGATATCAATACCATTCTAATTAAAGAATCAGCAACCTTCTAA